The Roseofilum reptotaenium CS-1145 genome has a segment encoding these proteins:
- a CDS encoding cache domain-containing protein, whose translation MKRWHNSLLIQHVGYFSVLSLVSVVGLAIVIYYQSVELLKKSITSQMEVVISIKENQIDNWFYQQHKTILLIAQTPTLVDSYASFLDNTDRQSYQTIEDYFRTILTTENTIQSLSISTNSGIVSISTEGEEEGNYQPLGDSVTYFTQENLETVRPTLYTSPITRETAMTFATPLLNDQGERIGVLSVDLSLEKIHEIMQEATGLGETDESYLIRKQGQENRLVDTQDSELANQWVRSPGIDAAMSGQDGIDFYQNHKQVEVIGSYRWLEDKNLGILVEITREEAFNVSGTIAMNLLFGGLLVAVILLIIVYILSRKVTRPILEIAQNVNQVIDGNLMIKSKQLRKISQRGDEIGQLARGFDEMIKVVDSRQQDLAEQVRKLRMNNANLSQAQELEMAYFKALKRKAQWIRNKE comes from the coding sequence ATGAAACGTTGGCACAATAGTTTACTGATCCAGCATGTGGGCTATTTTTCCGTGTTGTCCCTAGTTTCAGTGGTCGGGCTGGCGATCGTCATTTACTATCAGTCTGTTGAGCTGCTGAAAAAATCGATTACCAGTCAAATGGAAGTCGTAATTTCCATTAAAGAAAATCAGATTGATAACTGGTTTTACCAACAACATAAAACTATCTTACTGATCGCTCAAACGCCAACCCTAGTTGACTCTTATGCCAGTTTTCTGGATAACACAGATCGGCAATCCTATCAAACAATTGAAGATTACTTTCGCACGATTTTAACAACCGAAAATACCATTCAATCTTTATCCATATCCACCAACAGTGGGATTGTTTCTATCTCAACTGAAGGAGAGGAAGAAGGGAACTATCAACCCCTGGGTGATTCTGTCACTTATTTTACACAAGAAAATCTAGAAACCGTTCGTCCAACCTTATATACTTCCCCGATCACACGGGAAACGGCCATGACCTTTGCTACTCCTTTACTCAACGATCAAGGGGAAAGAATAGGGGTTTTATCCGTTGATCTTTCCCTAGAAAAAATTCATGAAATCATGCAAGAAGCCACCGGATTAGGAGAGACAGATGAATCCTATTTAATCCGCAAACAGGGACAAGAAAATCGATTGGTAGATACCCAGGATTCAGAATTAGCCAATCAATGGGTACGTAGTCCAGGAATTGATGCTGCTATGTCAGGTCAAGATGGGATTGATTTTTATCAAAATCATAAACAAGTAGAAGTGATTGGCAGTTACCGATGGTTAGAAGATAAAAACTTGGGAATTCTCGTGGAAATCACACGAGAAGAAGCATTTAATGTTTCGGGAACTATTGCCATGAATTTGCTATTTGGAGGATTGTTAGTAGCAGTAATCTTGTTAATAATTGTCTATATTTTATCGCGCAAAGTCACCCGACCTATACTGGAAATTGCCCAAAATGTCAATCAAGTGATTGATGGGAACTTAATGATAAAATCTAAACAGTTACGAAAAATTAGTCAGAGAGGGGATGAAATTGGACAATTAGCGCGGGGATTTGATGAAATGATTAAAGTGGTTGATTCACGGCAGCAAGATCTAGCAGAACAAGTGCGAAAATTGAGAATGAACAATGCTAACTTAAGCCAAGCGCAAGAATTAGAAATGGCTTATTTCAAAGCATTAAAGCGTAAAGCACAATGGATTAGAAATAAAGAATAA